A DNA window from Pontimonas salivibrio contains the following coding sequences:
- a CDS encoding putative quinol monooxygenase, translating into MSNPCSVVVTLEPLPGCADQVEAVVAQELDDIRGAAGCELYELYRAVDDSVVLIERWSTREHWQAHFDEPAIARLKRDLTPLLASPATRLEMYPSV; encoded by the coding sequence ATGTCGAACCCGTGCTCGGTAGTGGTGACGTTGGAACCTTTGCCCGGATGTGCCGATCAGGTGGAAGCCGTGGTCGCACAAGAGCTTGATGACATTCGGGGTGCTGCCGGTTGTGAGCTGTATGAGCTCTACCGCGCGGTGGATGACAGCGTGGTGTTAATCGAGCGGTGGTCGACGAGGGAGCACTGGCAGGCCCATTTTGACGAGCCCGCTATCGCCCGTCTAAAAAGGGATCTCACACCGCTGTTGGCCAGTCCGGCCACACGTCTCGAGATGTATCCGTCTGTCTGA
- a CDS encoding DUF805 domain-containing protein, whose translation MSFGQAVSSFFSNYANFQGRTQRSGYWWVVLFLVLVSFVLWFVDLQLFAGLWSQDLLDQGSGPLSIVFGLAIIVPVIALGVRRLHDTNRSGWWVLLGFIPIIGSIVLFVFYVLDSTPGDNQYGPNPKGVDVGGV comes from the coding sequence ATGTCATTTGGTCAAGCAGTCTCGTCATTTTTCTCCAACTACGCGAACTTTCAGGGCCGCACCCAGCGCAGTGGTTACTGGTGGGTTGTTCTTTTCCTCGTGTTGGTGTCGTTTGTGCTGTGGTTTGTTGACCTTCAGCTCTTCGCTGGTTTGTGGTCGCAAGACTTACTCGACCAAGGGTCGGGGCCGCTATCCATTGTCTTTGGTTTGGCCATTATTGTGCCGGTAATCGCGTTAGGGGTGCGTCGCCTTCACGACACCAACCGCAGCGGTTGGTGGGTGTTATTGGGGTTTATCCCGATTATTGGTTCCATCGTCTTGTTCGTCTTCTATGTGTTGGATTCCACCCCCGGAGACAACCAATACGGCCCGAATCCTAAAGGTGTTGACGTCGGCGGCGTCTAA
- a CDS encoding fasciclin domain-containing protein yields MTDSHNESPNELGDIVSVATGAGTFSTLVAAVSAAGLVDTLQGEGPFTVFAPSDDAFAALPDGLVEALLVEENREVLTKVLTYHVVPGKVMAADVATGDVASVEGSTIAVSVGDTVTLNGSATVTATDVLASNGVIHVIDAVILPPGVDAAALLA; encoded by the coding sequence ATGACTGATTCGCACAACGAATCACCCAACGAACTAGGCGACATTGTTTCTGTCGCCACCGGTGCGGGAACATTTAGCACCCTCGTCGCCGCGGTGAGTGCCGCCGGCTTGGTCGACACCCTCCAAGGTGAAGGCCCCTTCACGGTGTTCGCCCCCAGCGACGACGCATTTGCGGCACTACCCGATGGTCTCGTGGAAGCCCTGTTGGTTGAGGAAAACCGCGAGGTGTTGACCAAGGTCCTCACCTACCACGTGGTCCCCGGCAAGGTCATGGCCGCCGATGTTGCCACTGGTGATGTGGCCAGCGTTGAAGGTTCCACGATTGCCGTGAGTGTCGGCGACACCGTCACCCTCAATGGTTCTGCCACGGTGACCGCTACCGACGTGTTGGCCTCAAACGGTGTCATCCACGTCATTGACGCAGTGATTCTTCCCCCGGGAGTTGACGCTGCCGCACTGCTGGCCTAG
- a CDS encoding DUF4349 domain-containing protein yields MTLLRTLALAGLVALAAAGCTSTDMNSGGFETADQAVESMPPNYSGDMASEEMGVDAQNSAPGSQGADTIERSQIITGDLYLTADDPLVTADAVEAEVTAAGGRVDSRSESAEIDGQTPRAYLWVRIPTEELEDTLDAIEALGVVESKTLSNQDVTLQVVDLDARIAVLEESISRLQELLTQAATTADIVEIETALSERQGELDSLNSQRNYLSDQVQYASIGVDIRSPEVAPERDPDGFVDGIVTGWQAMLAFFAGTIVFFGVIVPWVGLLVALGLVIWLIARLRRKNTTRRGEE; encoded by the coding sequence ATGACGCTCCTACGCACCCTCGCACTGGCCGGGCTTGTGGCATTGGCCGCCGCCGGCTGCACCAGTACCGACATGAATTCCGGTGGCTTCGAGACAGCCGACCAGGCCGTCGAATCCATGCCGCCAAACTACTCCGGGGACATGGCGTCAGAAGAAATGGGCGTCGATGCTCAAAACAGCGCCCCCGGCAGCCAGGGCGCCGACACGATCGAGCGTTCACAAATCATCACTGGCGATCTCTATCTCACCGCTGATGACCCACTGGTCACCGCCGATGCGGTCGAAGCCGAAGTCACTGCCGCCGGTGGTCGCGTTGACTCCAGAAGCGAATCAGCAGAAATCGACGGCCAAACCCCTCGTGCCTACCTGTGGGTGAGAATCCCCACAGAGGAACTAGAGGACACCCTGGACGCCATCGAAGCCTTAGGTGTCGTCGAATCCAAGACACTGTCCAACCAAGACGTCACCCTGCAGGTTGTTGATTTAGATGCCCGCATCGCGGTGTTGGAAGAAAGCATTAGTCGCCTCCAAGAACTTCTCACTCAAGCTGCCACCACCGCCGACATTGTCGAAATCGAAACGGCCCTCTCGGAGCGCCAAGGTGAACTCGACTCGCTCAACTCGCAGCGCAACTACCTAAGCGACCAAGTGCAATACGCCTCCATCGGGGTCGATATTCGATCGCCCGAAGTGGCACCCGAGCGTGACCCGGATGGTTTTGTCGACGGAATTGTCACCGGCTGGCAGGCGATGCTCGCCTTCTTCGCCGGAACCATCGTCTTCTTCGGAGTCATCGTGCCCTGGGTCGGCCTCCTGGTCGCCCTCGGCCTCGTGATCTGGCTAATCGCCAGGCTGCGGCGTAAAAACACAACGCGCCGCGGCGAGGAATAA
- a CDS encoding alpha/beta fold hydrolase: MAVRGVWPFRRKPPLFVAVDEGKGPPVLLLHGIASSSVTYHNVISELTPNHHVVAVDLMGFGRSDSPDDAQFTLDEHVDAVVTTLQRLTIKAPLTLVGHSLGSLIAIRLASKYPKYVKHLVVVAPPVYLPSDTMADPLDRAQMDVYKRLYHFMRDNPGFTQTAAAALERISPIRGLVDVSEGNWRAFSLSLERCIESQSTVTDLAQVKAPVDLMYGTLDPFLAPAGLRVIERMRGVATTRVEGVDHVIRPKMAHELVRIINDPSPPTAPIRLVGGEN, encoded by the coding sequence ATGGCGGTTCGTGGCGTGTGGCCTTTTCGGCGTAAACCGCCGTTGTTTGTCGCCGTCGATGAGGGTAAAGGCCCTCCGGTATTGCTCCTTCACGGCATTGCGTCTTCTTCGGTGACGTATCACAACGTGATTTCTGAGCTGACGCCGAACCATCACGTGGTGGCGGTCGATTTGATGGGCTTTGGTCGCTCGGATTCGCCCGATGATGCTCAGTTCACCCTCGATGAGCACGTCGATGCGGTGGTGACCACGTTGCAGCGCCTGACAATCAAGGCGCCGTTGACGTTGGTGGGGCATTCGTTGGGTTCCCTAATCGCCATTCGGTTGGCGTCGAAATACCCCAAATACGTAAAGCATTTGGTGGTGGTGGCACCTCCGGTGTACTTGCCGAGTGACACCATGGCCGACCCGCTCGATCGCGCCCAAATGGATGTGTATAAAAGGCTGTATCACTTCATGCGAGACAATCCTGGTTTCACTCAAACGGCCGCGGCGGCCTTAGAGCGCATTTCGCCCATTCGTGGCCTGGTGGACGTGTCCGAAGGTAACTGGAGGGCGTTTTCGCTTTCCCTCGAGCGCTGCATTGAATCCCAGTCGACGGTGACTGACCTGGCCCAAGTCAAAGCCCCCGTCGACCTGATGTATGGAACTCTCGACCCGTTTTTAGCCCCGGCGGGGCTTCGGGTCATTGAACGCATGCGCGGTGTGGCCACCACAAGAGTTGAGGGTGTGGACCACGTCATTCGCCCCAAAATGGCGCACGAATTAGTGCGCATCATTAATGACCCGTCGCCCCCGACGGCGCCCATTCGGTTAGTGGGCGGCGAAAACTAA
- a CDS encoding alpha/beta fold hydrolase, which yields MTPLTLPRLCWGDSHSTRHALIVHGLGSSAQTGWQLGSGLSEAGWYATAVDLRGHGVAPRAPRYRISDFATDLAHTRPEHGGAWDVVIGHSIGAAASVVAQAGSPQWARKLILLDPALALGDDRKELVRTGQLYAHDQLTEEEAAKDNPHWHPMDVELRVWSNRAASRFAIEHAVLDNPHWDVTEEASKVNVSTLVLGGDPAVDSMFTGEHAAAVLESNALMTHVVIQGAGHSVHRDKPEDTLSQIVRFLV from the coding sequence ATGACTCCACTCACCTTGCCCCGCCTGTGTTGGGGCGATTCACACTCCACCCGCCACGCCCTCATCGTTCACGGCTTAGGTTCCTCTGCACAGACCGGCTGGCAACTCGGTAGTGGCCTGTCAGAAGCCGGCTGGTATGCCACCGCCGTGGATTTGCGCGGCCACGGTGTGGCACCGAGAGCACCGCGTTACCGCATCAGCGATTTTGCCACCGACCTGGCCCACACCCGCCCCGAACACGGTGGCGCCTGGGATGTCGTCATCGGCCACTCCATTGGCGCCGCCGCCAGTGTGGTCGCCCAAGCAGGCTCCCCCCAGTGGGCGAGGAAACTGATTTTGCTCGACCCGGCTCTCGCCCTCGGTGACGACCGAAAAGAGTTGGTGCGCACCGGTCAGCTCTATGCCCACGACCAGCTCACCGAAGAAGAAGCTGCGAAAGATAACCCGCACTGGCATCCGATGGATGTGGAACTTCGGGTGTGGTCCAACCGAGCAGCCAGTCGTTTTGCGATTGAACACGCTGTGTTGGATAACCCCCACTGGGATGTCACCGAAGAGGCCAGCAAAGTGAACGTGTCGACATTGGTTCTTGGCGGTGACCCGGCGGTCGATTCGATGTTTACCGGCGAGCACGCCGCCGCAGTGCTGGAATCAAACGCGCTGATGACCCACGTGGTGATCCAAGGTGCCGGTCACAGTGTCCACCGCGATAAGCCCGAAGACACACTGAGCCAGATTGTGCGATTCCTCGTTTAG
- a CDS encoding MFS transporter, whose amino-acid sequence MNRYRDLLTTPGVARLISAQLTARLPSGMISLAYLIHVERLFDSYGLAGLVLAATSFGQAAAGPLTSRWMGRWGMRPVINLTLAVSIVSMAAIAFLAMPLWGYMVFGLIGGLATPPIQPAVRTIYPKMVTSKQLVPLFSLDASAQEIIWVMGPVITTVLAIQVSPPVAIIVAGVFLIVGGVWFVSSPELGSVRIPPNKGRIGRVLTKPPVLLATVTGFLLIGAAAAVEVAVVSVFGETGPQAGAVLALWAIASLIGGLSLGGVKIGPWALTVRMALVTVGMALAMGSTDFWWLVATLAIAGAGLAPALAVMFAIVSASVKFSETAESYGWVGSGQLIGAALGSAIAGFAIDGYGSIGGFATAFVFSLVGTLVALAFKRSHPDLRDRDPSPMPDTEPISVVRPAPPVA is encoded by the coding sequence GTGAACAGATATCGCGACTTGTTAACAACTCCCGGAGTGGCCCGACTGATCTCGGCGCAACTCACCGCCAGGCTGCCCTCCGGAATGATCTCTTTGGCGTATCTCATCCACGTGGAGCGCCTCTTTGACTCTTACGGTCTAGCGGGCCTCGTCCTCGCCGCTACCAGCTTTGGGCAGGCCGCAGCCGGTCCACTCACCAGCCGGTGGATGGGCCGCTGGGGTATGCGCCCCGTGATCAACCTCACCCTGGCGGTGTCGATCGTGAGCATGGCCGCCATCGCCTTTCTCGCCATGCCCCTGTGGGGCTACATGGTCTTTGGGTTAATCGGTGGCCTCGCCACTCCCCCCATCCAACCCGCAGTGCGCACCATCTACCCCAAGATGGTGACCTCAAAACAGCTCGTGCCACTGTTTTCTCTCGATGCTTCTGCCCAGGAAATTATTTGGGTGATGGGCCCCGTGATTACCACAGTGCTCGCCATTCAAGTCTCCCCACCAGTCGCCATCATCGTCGCAGGGGTGTTTCTCATTGTCGGCGGGGTGTGGTTTGTCAGCTCCCCAGAGCTCGGCAGCGTGCGCATTCCTCCCAATAAGGGACGCATCGGTCGCGTTCTCACCAAACCACCTGTTCTCCTCGCCACCGTCACCGGCTTTTTGCTCATTGGTGCGGCTGCCGCCGTCGAAGTCGCCGTCGTGTCGGTCTTCGGTGAAACCGGTCCGCAAGCAGGCGCAGTACTCGCCCTGTGGGCGATTGCGTCACTTATTGGCGGGCTCTCCCTGGGTGGGGTGAAAATCGGACCCTGGGCGCTCACCGTGCGCATGGCACTGGTCACTGTGGGCATGGCGTTAGCCATGGGCAGTACTGACTTTTGGTGGCTGGTCGCCACACTCGCCATCGCCGGTGCCGGGTTAGCACCGGCCTTGGCGGTGATGTTCGCCATCGTCTCTGCCAGTGTGAAATTCTCCGAAACTGCCGAATCTTACGGTTGGGTCGGCTCCGGCCAACTCATTGGAGCCGCACTGGGCTCCGCCATCGCAGGCTTCGCCATCGATGGCTACGGCTCGATTGGGGGCTTTGCCACCGCGTTCGTCTTTTCCCTGGTCGGCACCCTGGTCGCACTCGCTTTTAAACGCTCACACCCCGACTTACGCGATCGGGACCCGAGCCCTATGCCCGATACTGAACCCATCTCTGTTGTGCGCCCGGCACCGCCGGTAGCCTAA
- a CDS encoding ribonucleoside-diphosphate reductase subunit alpha — protein sequence MNITVVKRDGQKEGYDANKINLAIEKAAEGLDDSIAWVTQIASELELTLFDGISTQQLDEAVIQVALQNVKDDPAFDTVAARLLLKTLYKRVLGDYDAPEELKELHRAHFAENITRGVEEGLLDPRLTQMFDLDRLAEALEPSRDDRLKYIGVVTLNNRYGIKGRNGDPLEVPQYFWMRIAMGLTLNEQDPTTQALRFYEKMSKLEYLAAGSTLVNGGTSYPQLANCFVMEMQDDIEHIAKTTRDVMWLTKGTGGIGLSVTKLRAQGSPIRSNNTSSTGPIPFMHTIDSVLRAVSRGGKKFGALCFYMENWHLDFPEFLDLRQNSGDPYRRTRTANTAVWISDEFMKRVQNDDYWYLFDPLEVADLNELYGQAFSKRYAEYVAMAEAGELKMFKKMGAREQFKAILISLQGTSHPWLTWKDTINNRAVNNNTGTIHLSNLCTEICLPQDVDNVSVCNLASINLSMHLIDGKMDWDLVHESARVAVRQLDNLIDITRSSVEEADFSNEQNRAVGLGVMGFTDIIERLGYSYESEEAYDLIDEIMEHVAYAAIDESANLAKERGSYKNFEGSRWSQGLVPFDTIDLAEADRGIEIDVPRTTRLDWDALREKVKGGMRNATLMAIAPTASIGLVAGTTPGLDPQFSQIFSRSTSSGKFLEVNRNLVEALRERGLWEKTREAILQSQGDIQGIAEIPDDLKQIYKTSFQLSPYAFLEVAARAQKWIDQAISRNMYLETRDIDDLMSIYTSAWKRGVKTTYYLHMKPRHTAEQSTVKVNKSEQVNQGDGSSAPRKGFGAAAGSSEPAPVAAGAGAKKGFGFGGASKGGE from the coding sequence GTGAACATCACAGTCGTAAAGCGCGATGGCCAAAAAGAGGGCTACGACGCCAACAAGATCAACCTGGCCATCGAGAAGGCTGCCGAAGGCCTGGACGACTCCATCGCGTGGGTGACCCAAATCGCCAGCGAACTGGAACTCACGCTTTTCGATGGCATCTCTACTCAACAGCTCGACGAAGCCGTCATTCAGGTCGCCCTGCAGAACGTCAAAGATGACCCTGCATTCGACACTGTGGCCGCCAGGTTGTTGCTGAAAACCCTGTACAAGCGAGTACTCGGTGACTACGACGCCCCCGAAGAGCTCAAAGAACTCCACCGGGCACACTTCGCCGAAAACATCACCCGCGGGGTGGAAGAAGGCTTGCTCGATCCACGCCTCACCCAAATGTTTGACCTCGATCGCCTCGCTGAAGCCCTCGAGCCTTCCCGCGACGACCGCCTCAAGTACATCGGTGTGGTCACACTGAACAACCGTTACGGCATTAAAGGCCGAAACGGCGACCCACTCGAAGTCCCCCAGTACTTCTGGATGCGCATCGCCATGGGCCTGACCCTCAACGAGCAAGACCCCACCACGCAGGCGCTTCGCTTCTACGAAAAAATGTCCAAGTTGGAATACCTCGCCGCAGGTTCAACGCTTGTCAATGGTGGCACCAGCTACCCGCAGCTGGCCAACTGCTTCGTCATGGAAATGCAGGACGACATTGAGCACATCGCAAAAACCACCCGCGATGTGATGTGGCTGACCAAAGGCACCGGAGGAATCGGCCTGTCGGTGACCAAGCTGCGTGCCCAGGGTTCACCCATTCGCTCGAACAACACCAGCAGCACCGGTCCGATCCCCTTCATGCACACCATTGATTCGGTGCTGCGCGCGGTGAGCCGTGGGGGAAAGAAATTCGGGGCGCTGTGTTTCTACATGGAAAACTGGCACCTCGACTTCCCCGAATTCTTGGACCTTCGCCAAAACTCCGGTGACCCGTACCGCCGTACCCGTACGGCAAACACCGCGGTGTGGATTTCTGACGAATTCATGAAGCGCGTACAAAACGACGACTACTGGTACCTCTTTGACCCGCTCGAAGTGGCCGACCTGAACGAGCTGTACGGCCAAGCCTTCTCCAAGCGCTACGCCGAATACGTCGCCATGGCAGAAGCTGGCGAGCTGAAAATGTTCAAGAAGATGGGCGCGAGGGAGCAGTTCAAAGCCATCCTCATCTCTCTCCAAGGAACCAGCCACCCGTGGTTGACCTGGAAAGACACCATCAACAACCGTGCCGTGAACAACAACACCGGCACGATCCACCTGTCCAACCTCTGCACCGAAATCTGCCTGCCGCAGGATGTCGACAACGTCTCAGTGTGCAACCTTGCGTCCATCAACCTCTCCATGCACCTCATCGACGGAAAAATGGATTGGGATCTGGTGCACGAGAGCGCCCGGGTGGCCGTGCGCCAGCTGGACAACCTCATCGACATCACCCGCTCCAGCGTGGAAGAAGCCGACTTCTCCAACGAACAAAACCGCGCAGTGGGCCTCGGTGTGATGGGCTTCACCGACATCATTGAGCGTCTGGGCTACAGCTATGAATCTGAAGAGGCCTACGACCTCATCGACGAAATCATGGAACACGTCGCCTACGCCGCCATTGACGAATCAGCCAACCTGGCCAAAGAGCGCGGGTCCTACAAGAACTTTGAGGGTTCGCGTTGGTCGCAGGGTCTCGTCCCCTTCGACACCATCGACCTGGCGGAAGCCGATCGTGGTATCGAAATCGACGTGCCGCGCACAACCCGCCTAGACTGGGATGCCCTGCGCGAAAAAGTGAAGGGTGGAATGCGAAACGCCACCCTCATGGCGATCGCTCCCACCGCGTCCATCGGACTGGTTGCCGGAACCACTCCTGGGCTGGACCCCCAGTTCTCGCAAATCTTCAGCCGCTCGACGAGCTCCGGGAAATTCCTCGAAGTCAACCGCAACCTCGTTGAGGCACTGCGTGAGCGTGGGCTGTGGGAGAAGACCCGCGAGGCCATTTTGCAAAGCCAGGGAGACATCCAAGGCATTGCAGAAATCCCTGACGATCTGAAGCAGATCTACAAGACCAGCTTCCAGCTCTCGCCCTACGCCTTCCTCGAGGTGGCGGCACGAGCACAGAAATGGATCGATCAGGCCATTAGTCGAAACATGTACCTCGAAACCCGAGACATTGACGACCTGATGTCCATTTACACCTCAGCGTGGAAGCGTGGCGTGAAAACCACCTACTACCTGCACATGAAGCCCCGCCACACTGCTGAGCAGTCGACAGTGAAGGTGAACAAGTCCGAGCAAGTTAACCAGGGTGATGGCTCATCGGCACCGCGTAAAGGATTTGGCGCTGCCGCTGGAAGTTCTGAACCCGCTCCGGTCGCTGCCGGTGCAGGAGCCAAAAAAGGCTTCGGCTTCGGTGGAGCCAGCAAGGGGGGTGAGTGA
- a CDS encoding ribonucleotide-diphosphate reductase subunit beta, whose amino-acid sequence MGILGTGIQEGLLLKPVKYRWAMDLYDQAVANTWFPNEIQLGEDIADFKKMTDEERHAIEFLMSFFNPSELIVNKALAFGVYPYVNAPEAHLYLAKQMWEEANHCMSFEYVLETFPVDREKIYGQHIESPTIARKEAFETKFIKRMTESTLDINTTEGKQDFLRNLIAYNIIMEGIWFYSGFMVALSFRQRNLLRNYGSLIDWVVRDESLHLKFGINLILTVLEENPEVATEEFVEEVVAMIKEAVEMECEYNEEMFPSGILGLNANYVNQYVKYLADRRFEELGLPAQYNVTNPAKWMATANDTLQLVNFFESTNTSYEVNAQSTKV is encoded by the coding sequence ATGGGAATCTTAGGAACAGGAATCCAAGAAGGTCTTCTGCTCAAACCAGTGAAATACCGCTGGGCAATGGATCTTTACGACCAAGCTGTCGCCAACACTTGGTTCCCCAACGAAATTCAGTTGGGTGAAGACATCGCTGACTTCAAGAAGATGACGGACGAAGAGCGCCACGCTATTGAGTTCCTCATGTCCTTTTTCAACCCCAGCGAACTCATCGTCAACAAGGCCCTCGCCTTCGGCGTCTACCCCTACGTCAATGCTCCCGAGGCGCACCTCTACCTCGCAAAGCAGATGTGGGAAGAAGCCAACCACTGCATGAGCTTTGAATACGTGCTGGAGACCTTCCCGGTTGACCGCGAGAAGATTTATGGTCAGCACATCGAGTCTCCGACAATCGCTCGTAAGGAAGCGTTTGAGACAAAGTTCATCAAGCGCATGACGGAGTCCACCCTCGACATCAACACCACAGAGGGTAAGCAGGACTTCCTGCGCAACCTCATTGCCTACAACATCATCATGGAGGGCATCTGGTTCTACTCGGGCTTCATGGTTGCTCTGAGCTTCCGTCAGCGCAACCTCCTGAGGAACTACGGCTCCTTGATCGACTGGGTTGTGCGTGACGAGTCCCTTCACCTCAAGTTCGGTATCAACTTGATCCTCACCGTGCTGGAGGAGAACCCCGAGGTCGCCACCGAGGAGTTCGTTGAAGAGGTCGTCGCAATGATTAAAGAAGCGGTTGAGATGGAGTGCGAATACAACGAGGAGATGTTCCCCTCAGGCATTCTCGGACTCAACGCGAACTACGTCAACCAGTATGTGAAGTACTTGGCTGACCGCCGGTTCGAAGAGTTGGGTCTCCCCGCTCAGTACAACGTGACCAACCCAGCCAAGTGGATGGCAACAGCCAACGACACCTTGCAGTTGGTGAACTTCTTCGAATCGACTAACACCTCCTACGAGGTCAACGCACAGTCGACGAAGGTCTAG
- a CDS encoding aldo/keto reductase — translation MNSGHTIPQLGLGVFRVPQDDAQRVVADALEIGYRHIDNAAVYQNEEGVGRALAESGIPREELFITTKLWNTDQGTDGPRPALEESLRKLGLDYVDLYLIHWPAPQRNLYVESWRALEQLHGEGLARSIGVSNFEPEHLDRLAEHSSVIPAVNQVELHPALQQRELRGLQEPRGILTEAWGPLGQGKYSLEDMPGLADIAAKHSKTLAQVVLRWHLQEGVIVFPKTTRRERLVENFDVFSFELDADDMATMKAMDQGMRVGTHPNEGNW, via the coding sequence ATGAATTCGGGGCACACGATTCCCCAGCTCGGCCTTGGCGTATTTCGTGTTCCACAAGATGATGCCCAGCGTGTGGTGGCAGACGCCCTCGAGATTGGCTACCGCCACATCGATAACGCGGCGGTCTATCAAAACGAAGAAGGTGTGGGTCGGGCTCTCGCTGAAAGTGGGATTCCTCGTGAGGAATTGTTCATCACCACCAAACTGTGGAACACCGACCAGGGAACTGACGGTCCTCGGCCCGCATTGGAAGAGAGCTTGCGGAAGCTGGGTCTTGATTACGTCGACCTGTATCTCATCCACTGGCCAGCACCCCAGCGCAACCTGTATGTCGAATCGTGGCGGGCATTGGAGCAGCTGCACGGTGAAGGCCTGGCGCGCTCTATCGGGGTCTCAAACTTTGAACCAGAACACCTCGATCGGTTGGCAGAACACTCTTCGGTGATTCCCGCTGTCAACCAGGTAGAGCTACACCCAGCCCTTCAACAGCGTGAGCTTCGAGGTTTGCAGGAACCCCGGGGCATCCTGACAGAAGCGTGGGGTCCACTCGGCCAAGGTAAGTACTCTCTGGAGGACATGCCGGGTTTGGCTGATATTGCCGCCAAGCACTCCAAGACTCTCGCTCAAGTGGTTCTTCGCTGGCACCTCCAGGAAGGCGTCATCGTCTTTCCCAAGACCACAAGGAGGGAGCGCCTGGTAGAAAACTTTGACGTGTTCTCCTTCGAGCTCGACGCCGACGACATGGCGACCATGAAAGCCATGGACCAGGGGATGCGGGTGGGCACCCACCCGAATGAAGGCAACTGGTAG